A single region of the Changchengzhania lutea genome encodes:
- a CDS encoding chloride channel protein, producing MRITYKSLLRKFLIWKYKHISERQFVYLLSILVGFLAGLGTVLLKNLTHYIKLLFELDLFNNYQNSLYFIFPIIGLLLVFIIKKIWLKKHIGHGISSTLYAISKLNGIIPRYNIFAALITAPLTVGFGGSVGLQGPAVSVGSALGSNAARLFHMNTKTRMLLIGCAAAAAMSSMFKAPIAAIIFAVEIFSLDIAFASLVPLLLASVSAVITSYFFLGTDVLLRFELVDKFEINDILFYIILGIVTGLASVYFSKVFFAITNFFKQFESRLIRLLIGALAIGTMLYFIPPLYGEGYGIMNNLLKGDHLEAIGVTPFKLDLTNIWIVIGLLLGIAIFKAIAMTTTFGAGGVGGVFIPTLVMGSALGNAFAKIINNIGLDFNVSESNFTLIGMTGLMAGVLHAPLTAIFLIAEITGGYELFVPLMIVSAISFTITKYYISHSIYTLKLAERGELMTHDKDQNVLMVLDINKVIERNFIVLKPDMKLRAILKNAVAKSSRNHFPVVNDNHEFLGVIRLDDIRHIMFDTELYDTVDAASLMHADAGIIDYDHDSMHIIMEKFKSSGAWNLPVIKGGKYYGYISKSKLLTAYRQQLINFTK from the coding sequence ATGCGCATAACCTATAAAAGCTTACTCAGAAAGTTTTTAATCTGGAAATATAAACATATTTCTGAGCGTCAATTTGTGTATTTACTAAGTATCCTTGTTGGGTTTTTGGCAGGTTTAGGAACAGTATTACTTAAAAATCTAACCCATTATATCAAACTGCTTTTCGAATTGGATTTGTTTAATAACTATCAAAATTCACTTTACTTTATTTTTCCTATTATTGGATTGCTCTTGGTGTTCATTATCAAAAAAATATGGCTCAAAAAACATATTGGCCACGGCATCTCATCAACACTTTATGCCATTTCAAAACTTAACGGCATCATTCCCAGGTATAATATTTTCGCAGCCTTAATAACCGCGCCTTTAACCGTGGGCTTTGGAGGATCTGTGGGTTTACAAGGCCCTGCTGTAAGTGTAGGATCTGCATTAGGCTCAAATGCCGCGCGTTTGTTTCATATGAATACTAAAACACGCATGCTTTTAATTGGCTGTGCAGCAGCGGCGGCCATGTCCTCTATGTTTAAAGCGCCCATTGCAGCCATCATTTTTGCTGTAGAGATATTTAGTCTAGATATCGCATTTGCTTCATTAGTACCTTTGCTATTGGCATCCGTTTCGGCAGTTATTACCTCTTATTTTTTCCTAGGGACAGATGTGTTACTTCGGTTTGAACTGGTAGATAAATTTGAAATCAACGACATTCTATTTTATATTATTTTGGGTATCGTAACGGGGCTGGCATCGGTATATTTTTCTAAAGTGTTTTTTGCCATCACCAACTTTTTTAAACAATTTGAAAGCAGATTAATACGCCTTCTCATTGGAGCTTTAGCCATTGGCACCATGCTATATTTTATACCACCACTTTACGGTGAAGGCTATGGTATTATGAACAATTTATTGAAAGGAGACCATTTGGAAGCAATTGGTGTGACCCCATTTAAATTAGATTTAACCAATATATGGATTGTTATTGGGCTTCTTTTAGGCATAGCTATCTTTAAAGCTATAGCCATGACGACGACCTTCGGTGCAGGTGGTGTAGGTGGTGTGTTTATTCCAACCCTAGTCATGGGAAGCGCTCTAGGAAATGCTTTTGCTAAAATAATTAATAATATAGGTCTAGATTTTAATGTTTCTGAATCTAATTTCACACTCATAGGAATGACTGGTCTAATGGCTGGCGTACTGCATGCGCCACTTACGGCGATATTCCTTATTGCTGAAATTACTGGTGGTTACGAATTATTTGTACCATTAATGATTGTTTCTGCAATATCGTTTACCATTACTAAATATTACATCTCGCATTCTATCTATACCTTGAAATTGGCCGAACGCGGAGAACTCATGACACATGATAAAGACCAAAATGTGCTGATGGTGTTAGATATTAATAAAGTGATAGAACGTAATTTTATTGTACTTAAACCCGATATGAAATTGCGTGCCATTTTAAAAAATGCCGTCGCCAAATCATCAAGAAACCATTTTCCAGTGGTGAATGATAATCATGAATTTTTAGGCGTTATCCGATTGGATGATATTAGGCACATTATGTTTGACACCGAACTTTATGATACTGTTGATGCTGCTAGCCTTATGCATGCAGATGCTGGTATTATTGATTATGACCACGATTCGATGCATATCATCATGGAGAAATTTAAAAGCAGTGGCGCTTGGAATTTACCTGTTATTAAAGGTGGTAAATATTATGGCTACATTTCAAAATCTAAATTGCTCACCGCCTACAGGCAACAACTTATTAATTTTACAAAATAG
- a CDS encoding nucleoside deaminase, whose product MIEPFDDRYFMKKALQEAEVAFEKGEIPVGAIIVVENRIIARCHNLTETLTDVTAHAEMQAITAASNFLGGKYLLNCTLYVTLEPCQMCAGALYWSQIPKIVYGARDKERGCIHLNTKLHPKTIITGGILAEEATALLKRFFIERRNLN is encoded by the coding sequence ATGATTGAACCTTTTGATGATAGGTATTTTATGAAAAAAGCACTTCAGGAAGCTGAGGTTGCTTTTGAAAAAGGCGAAATTCCTGTAGGGGCTATAATTGTAGTTGAAAACAGAATTATTGCTAGATGCCACAATTTAACCGAAACCTTAACAGATGTTACAGCCCACGCAGAAATGCAAGCTATTACTGCTGCGAGTAATTTTTTGGGTGGTAAGTATCTTTTAAATTGCACTTTGTATGTCACCCTAGAGCCTTGCCAAATGTGTGCTGGCGCACTATACTGGAGTCAGATTCCTAAAATCGTTTATGGCGCTCGCGATAAGGAGCGCGGATGCATTCATTTAAACACTAAATTACATCCTAAAACAATTATTACTGGTGGAATTTTGGCAGAGGAAGCCACAGCCTTATTAAAGCGATTTTTTATTGAAAGACGAAATTTAAATTAA
- the aspS gene encoding aspartate--tRNA ligase, giving the protein MYRSHNCGELRATNINEEVTLAGWVQKSRDKGFIVWVDLRDRYGITQLVFDEERTPKIMMEQAQKLGREFVIQITGTVIERASKNPNMSTGDIEILVSKLSILNESLLPPFTIEDKTDGGEDIRMKYRYLDIRRNPVKDNLIFRHKVTQEVRNYLSKEGFIEVETPYLIKSTPEGARDFVVPSRMNEGQFYALPQSPQTFKQLLMIGGMDKYFQIVKCFRDEDLRADRQPEFTQIDCEMAFIEQEDILNAFEGLTRHLLKEVNGVDIEKFPRMLYDDAMRLYGNDKPDIRFGMEFCPLTPKGEDFGFSVFDDAELVVGISVKGCANYTRKQIDELVNWVKRPQIGATGLIWIKHSEDGTLTSSVNKFFDEDYLNHFSNKMKAEAGDLMLVLAGNTDKVRTQLSALRMELADRLGLRNPKEFAPLWVMDFPLLEWDEDTERYHAMHHPFTSPKPGQLELLKTNPGDVKANAYDLVLNGNEIGGGSIRIHDKETQALMFDYLGFTPEEAKAQFGFLMDAFQYGAPPHGGLAFGLDRLVAILGGQETIRDFIAFPKNNNGRDVMIDAPAPIDDKQLEELSLKLNLKS; this is encoded by the coding sequence ATGTACAGAAGTCATAATTGTGGTGAATTAAGAGCCACAAATATAAATGAAGAAGTAACCCTAGCGGGCTGGGTTCAAAAATCGCGGGATAAAGGATTTATTGTTTGGGTAGATTTACGCGATAGATACGGCATAACACAGCTCGTGTTTGACGAAGAGCGCACTCCAAAAATTATGATGGAGCAAGCGCAGAAACTAGGACGTGAATTTGTGATTCAAATAACAGGTACTGTTATTGAGCGCGCTTCAAAAAACCCAAATATGTCTACAGGCGATATTGAGATTTTGGTTTCCAAGCTGAGCATTTTAAATGAATCGTTATTACCACCTTTTACTATTGAAGATAAAACAGATGGCGGTGAAGACATTAGAATGAAATACCGTTATCTGGATATTCGCCGAAACCCTGTAAAGGACAATTTGATATTTAGGCATAAGGTGACTCAAGAAGTCCGTAACTATTTATCAAAAGAAGGATTTATTGAGGTTGAAACACCTTATTTAATTAAATCAACTCCAGAAGGTGCACGAGATTTTGTGGTGCCATCACGCATGAATGAAGGTCAGTTTTATGCCCTTCCCCAATCGCCTCAAACCTTTAAGCAATTGCTTATGATTGGTGGTATGGATAAGTATTTTCAAATTGTAAAATGCTTTCGCGATGAAGATTTGCGTGCCGATAGACAACCCGAATTCACACAGATAGACTGTGAAATGGCCTTTATTGAACAGGAAGATATTTTAAATGCTTTTGAAGGATTGACGCGGCATTTACTTAAAGAAGTGAATGGTGTTGACATTGAAAAATTTCCACGCATGCTGTATGATGACGCCATGCGCCTCTATGGAAATGACAAACCAGACATTCGTTTTGGAATGGAGTTCTGCCCCCTAACCCCCAAAGGGGAGGATTTTGGTTTCTCTGTTTTTGATGATGCCGAATTAGTTGTTGGTATTTCTGTGAAAGGTTGTGCCAATTACACAAGAAAACAGATTGACGAATTAGTAAACTGGGTTAAAAGACCGCAAATAGGAGCCACTGGATTAATTTGGATAAAACACTCTGAAGATGGCACTTTAACATCTTCAGTCAATAAGTTTTTTGATGAAGATTATTTAAACCATTTTTCAAATAAAATGAAAGCTGAAGCTGGTGATTTAATGTTAGTTTTAGCTGGCAACACCGATAAAGTGCGTACACAGTTAAGTGCTTTACGGATGGAATTGGCCGATCGTTTAGGTCTAAGAAATCCTAAAGAGTTTGCACCCCTTTGGGTCATGGATTTCCCATTATTGGAATGGGATGAAGACACAGAACGCTACCACGCCATGCACCATCCATTTACATCCCCTAAACCAGGACAATTAGAATTATTGAAAACAAATCCAGGAGACGTAAAAGCCAATGCTTACGATTTGGTATTGAATGGCAATGAAATTGGCGGAGGTTCTATTAGAATTCACGATAAGGAAACCCAAGCTTTAATGTTTGATTATTTAGGCTTTACTCCAGAAGAAGCCAAAGCGCAATTTGGTTTTTTAATGGATGCTTTTCAATATGGCGCACCGCCGCACGGTGGTCTAGCCTTTGGGTTGGATAGGTTAGTTGCCATTTTAGGCGGCCAAGAAACCATTAGAGATTTTATTGCGTTTCCTAAAAATAACAATGGTCGCGATGTAATGATAGACGCACCAGCACCTATTGATGATAAACAATTAGAAGAATTAAGTTTGAAACTTAATTTAAAATCATAA